In Nostoc sp. UHCC 0926, a single genomic region encodes these proteins:
- a CDS encoding cysteine desulfurase family protein codes for MSIRPIYLDCHATTPVDERVLAAMLPYFTEHFGNPSSISHIYGWETEAAVKQTREILAAAINATPEEIVFTSGATEANNLAIKGVAEAYFKKGQHIITVATEHSAVIDPCNYLKTLGFEITILPVQKDGLIDLTELKKAFRPETILVSVMAANNEIGVLQPLAEIGEMCHEHNIIFHTDAAQAIGKIPLDVQAMKIDLMSLTAHKVYGPKGIGALYVRRRNPRVQLAPQQHGGGHERGMRSGTLYPPQIVGFGKAVEIALAEQATETQRLTQLRQSLWEQLSQVEGIHLNGHPQERLAGNLNISVEGVDGAALLLGLQPVMAVSSGSACSSATTAPSHVLTALGHSEQLAYASVRFGIGRFNTQEEIDIVAKHAIATIQSLRNPSFMDSPVKKRQSDLAPAD; via the coding sequence ATGTCTATTCGCCCTATATACCTTGATTGCCATGCTACCACCCCCGTAGATGAACGGGTATTAGCAGCAATGCTCCCCTACTTCACAGAACACTTTGGCAACCCATCCAGTATTAGCCATATTTATGGTTGGGAAACTGAAGCTGCTGTTAAACAAACACGAGAGATTTTAGCGGCAGCAATCAACGCCACACCAGAAGAAATTGTTTTTACGAGTGGTGCAACAGAAGCGAATAATTTAGCTATTAAAGGTGTTGCTGAAGCTTATTTTAAAAAAGGTCAGCATATTATTACTGTTGCCACTGAACATAGTGCAGTTATTGATCCTTGTAATTATTTAAAAACTCTCGGTTTTGAAATTACCATTCTCCCTGTCCAAAAAGATGGATTGATTGATTTGACTGAGTTAAAAAAAGCTTTCCGTCCTGAGACAATTTTGGTATCGGTGATGGCTGCAAATAACGAAATTGGCGTGTTACAGCCTTTGGCAGAAATTGGGGAAATGTGTCATGAACACAATATCATTTTCCACACCGATGCAGCCCAAGCTATTGGTAAAATTCCCCTAGATGTGCAAGCGATGAAAATTGACTTGATGTCGTTAACAGCACACAAAGTATATGGGCCAAAGGGCATTGGAGCGCTGTACGTCCGCAGGCGCAACCCCAGAGTGCAACTGGCTCCTCAGCAGCATGGCGGCGGACATGAGCGGGGGATGCGTTCTGGGACATTGTATCCACCGCAGATTGTCGGCTTTGGGAAAGCTGTAGAAATCGCTTTGGCAGAACAAGCAACAGAAACCCAACGCCTCACCCAATTAAGGCAAAGCTTGTGGGAACAGCTTTCCCAAGTTGAAGGAATTCATCTTAACGGACATCCCCAAGAGCGATTGGCGGGAAACTTGAATATCAGTGTTGAAGGAGTGGATGGAGCCGCACTTTTACTAGGATTGCAGCCAGTAATGGCGGTTTCTTCGGGATCTGCTTGCTCGTCGGCAACCACTGCACCCTCCCATGTTCTCACAGCACTGGGACATTCAGAACAGCTAGCTTATGCCTCAGTGCGGTTTGGTATTGGACGGTTTAATACCCAAGAGGAAATTGATATTGTGGCGAAACATGCGATCGCTACCATTCAAAGTTTACGCAATCCCTCTTTTATGGATTCTCCCGTAAAAAAGCGCCAATCTGATCTAGCTCCTGCTGATTGA
- a CDS encoding cyanophycinase encodes MTKAFPSIARRLKSTGIKLLNMGTFLINRFIENWKRYFLGDTVDVHPSPSFDFDVRSSLAGPVLSLGGGGPDVDDAIQWMINEVRGGTDSATKVNVVVIRTNGNHDYNRLIYAMRGVKFVETLVIRNREEANKAEIYEKVRNADVIFFAGGDQCEYIRNWKDTKLEAAVKSVYLKGGGVGGTSAGAMIQSDCVYDACASSEKGIETRDALEDPYRDITFTYNFFNWSNLKGSIVDTHFDRRERMGRIMTFIARQIKDGVSSSVLGIGVSESTSVLVDKNGLVKVMGRGAVYFVLGNHIPEVCEPRTPLTFSNYKIWKVRRGDTFNLKNRPTSGYYLRSVKRGRIDSNPY; translated from the coding sequence ATGACAAAGGCATTCCCAAGCATAGCAAGGCGCTTGAAAAGTACAGGAATCAAGTTGTTGAATATGGGAACCTTCCTAATAAACCGTTTTATCGAAAACTGGAAACGCTACTTCCTGGGTGACACTGTTGATGTCCACCCCTCCCCCTCCTTTGATTTTGATGTCCGTTCTTCTTTAGCAGGCCCAGTCCTGAGCTTAGGTGGGGGTGGCCCCGATGTCGATGATGCCATCCAGTGGATGATTAACGAAGTGAGGGGAGGTACTGACTCCGCCACTAAAGTTAATGTTGTAGTTATCCGCACTAATGGTAATCACGATTACAATCGGCTAATTTATGCCATGAGGGGCGTAAAGTTTGTGGAAACTCTTGTGATTCGCAATAGGGAAGAAGCAAACAAAGCTGAGATTTATGAAAAAGTCAGAAATGCTGATGTGATTTTCTTTGCTGGTGGCGACCAATGTGAATACATCCGCAACTGGAAAGATACCAAACTTGAGGCTGCCGTTAAGTCAGTTTACCTTAAGGGTGGTGGTGTTGGTGGCACCAGTGCGGGTGCGATGATCCAAAGTGATTGTGTCTATGATGCTTGTGCTTCTTCCGAAAAAGGCATTGAAACTAGAGACGCACTCGAAGATCCTTACCGGGACATCACTTTTACTTACAACTTTTTCAATTGGAGCAATTTAAAGGGAAGTATCGTAGATACGCACTTCGACAGGCGGGAAAGGATGGGTCGAATTATGACTTTTATTGCCCGTCAAATTAAGGACGGTGTATCTAGCAGTGTTTTGGGCATAGGGGTTAGTGAAAGTACATCGGTTCTTGTGGATAAAAACGGTTTGGTGAAAGTTATGGGTAGAGGTGCGGTGTACTTTGTACTTGGTAATCATATACCGGAAGTATGCGAACCCCGAACGCCTTTGACCTTTTCCAATTACAAAATTTGGAAAGTTCGCAGGGGGGACACCTTTAATCTTAAAAACAGACCAACTTCTGGCTACTACCTCAGGAGTGTTAAAAGGGGACGGATTGATTCAAATCCCTATTGA
- a CDS encoding glycosyltransferase family 4 protein: MKILVLSWEFPPRIVGGIARHVAELYPELVKLGHEVHLITAEFGQASMYEVVEGVKVHRVPVGYSNDFFHWVVNLNLSMGDHGGKLILEEGSFDLIHAHDWLVGDAAIALKHNFKIPLIATIHATEYGRYNGIHTDIQGYINGKENLLAFNAWRIIVCSDYMRQEIERVLHSPWDKIDVIYNGIRAEKKQHHVDFHALNFRRQFATDDEKIVYYLGRMTYEKGVPVLLNAVPKILSQMGGNVKLVIVGGGNTDHLKRQAWDLGIWHHCYFTGFLSDRYLDRFQTVADCAVFPSLYEPFGIVALESFASRVPVVVSDTGGFPEVVQHTKTGIVTWANNPDSLAWGILEVLKNPGYRQWLVDNAYEDLERRFSWLKLAKQTEEVYQRVVQERSQIVW, encoded by the coding sequence ATGAAGATACTAGTACTGAGTTGGGAGTTTCCGCCGAGGATTGTTGGGGGAATTGCGCGGCATGTAGCGGAGTTGTACCCGGAACTGGTAAAGCTTGGGCATGAAGTCCACCTAATTACAGCAGAGTTTGGTCAGGCATCAATGTATGAGGTAGTTGAGGGCGTAAAGGTGCATCGGGTGCCAGTCGGCTATAGTAATGACTTTTTCCACTGGGTAGTCAATCTTAACCTGAGTATGGGAGATCACGGTGGTAAGTTGATTCTAGAGGAGGGATCGTTTGATTTAATTCATGCCCATGATTGGTTAGTAGGAGATGCTGCGATCGCTCTCAAGCATAATTTCAAAATACCACTAATTGCCACAATTCACGCTACAGAATACGGGCGCTATAACGGTATTCACACTGACATCCAAGGCTATATTAATGGCAAAGAAAACTTGCTGGCTTTCAACGCTTGGCGGATTATTGTTTGTAGCGACTATATGCGCCAAGAAATAGAACGAGTACTACACAGTCCTTGGGACAAAATCGATGTCATTTATAACGGTATCCGAGCCGAAAAGAAACAGCATCACGTCGATTTTCATGCTTTGAATTTTCGCCGCCAATTCGCCACAGACGATGAGAAAATCGTTTACTACCTCGGTCGCATGACCTATGAAAAGGGTGTACCTGTATTGCTCAATGCCGTACCTAAGATCCTTTCCCAAATGGGAGGTAACGTTAAACTTGTCATCGTTGGTGGCGGGAATACTGACCATCTCAAGCGCCAAGCCTGGGATTTGGGAATTTGGCATCATTGCTATTTTACAGGTTTTCTCTCTGATAGATACTTAGATAGATTCCAAACTGTCGCTGACTGTGCCGTGTTTCCTAGTCTTTACGAACCCTTTGGGATTGTGGCTTTAGAAAGCTTTGCTTCTCGTGTTCCTGTAGTAGTTTCTGATACTGGTGGTTTTCCAGAAGTGGTGCAACATACCAAAACAGGCATTGTTACTTGGGCGAATAATCCCGATTCTTTAGCTTGGGGAATTTTGGAAGTGTTGAAAAATCCAGGTTATCGGCAATGGCTGGTAGATAATGCTTATGAGGATTTAGAGCGGCGCTTCAGCTGGCTGAAATTAGCCAAGCAAACTGAAGAAGTATATCAGCGAGTTGTGCAAGAGCGATCGCAAATTGTCTGGTAA
- a CDS encoding aldo/keto reductase: protein MQTKQLGNSELHITPIGFGAWAIGGGGWAFGWGEQDDQESIAAINHALDLGVNWIDTAAVYGLGHSEEVVAKALKGRSDRPYIFTKCSMIWDEKGKIGNSLKADSLRGEVEASLRRLDIETIDLYQIHWPNPDSEIEEGWTTLAKLKDEGKVRYIGVSNFNVEQLKRAQEIAPVTSLQPPYSLVKPDVEKEILPFCKENNIGVIVYSPMQSGLLTGKMTPERVANFPDDDWRKKNSEFQEPRLSRNLKLVEVLQHIGEQHDRSPGEVAIAWTLNNPALTGAIVGGRNPKQVEGIIGAGEFRLNQQELDQIGAFLRENP, encoded by the coding sequence ATGCAAACCAAACAGCTCGGCAATTCGGAGCTTCACATTACCCCAATCGGCTTTGGAGCCTGGGCGATCGGTGGAGGTGGATGGGCTTTTGGTTGGGGAGAGCAGGATGACCAGGAATCGATCGCTGCGATCAATCACGCTCTCGACCTCGGCGTTAATTGGATTGACACCGCAGCTGTCTATGGTCTGGGGCATTCGGAGGAGGTTGTTGCTAAAGCGCTCAAAGGTCGATCTGATCGCCCCTATATTTTCACTAAATGCTCAATGATCTGGGATGAAAAGGGCAAAATTGGTAACAGCCTGAAGGCGGATTCTCTGCGGGGGGAGGTTGAAGCTAGTCTGCGCCGACTCGATATTGAAACTATCGACCTCTACCAGATTCACTGGCCCAACCCTGACTCAGAAATTGAAGAAGGCTGGACGACTTTGGCCAAGCTCAAGGATGAGGGCAAGGTTCGCTATATCGGGGTTTCAAACTTCAATGTAGAACAGTTGAAACGTGCCCAGGAGATTGCACCAGTTACCTCATTGCAACCGCCTTATTCACTGGTTAAGCCCGATGTCGAAAAGGAGATTCTACCTTTTTGTAAGGAAAACAACATAGGTGTGATTGTTTATTCACCTATGCAATCTGGCTTGCTTACAGGAAAGATGACACCTGAGCGGGTTGCTAATTTCCCAGATGATGATTGGCGCAAAAAGAATAGTGAATTTCAGGAGCCACGTCTATCTCGTAACCTGAAGCTGGTGGAGGTGTTGCAGCACATTGGTGAACAACACGATCGCTCCCCCGGTGAGGTGGCGATCGCTTGGACTTTAAACAATCCGGCGCTGACAGGGGCGATCGTTGGCGGACGTAATCCCAAGCAGGTGGAAGGAATTATCGGCGCTGGAGAATTTCGCCTCAATCAGCAGGAGCTAGATCAGATTGGCGCTTTTTTACGGGAGAATCCATAA
- a CDS encoding SDR family oxidoreductase, with amino-acid sequence MSEDLKGKVALITGANKGIGFEIARQLGSRGATVLVGARDIGRGEEAANKLRSNQIDARTIQLDVIDQKTIDSAGKQIESEFGKLDILVNNAGIVSDGDRFPPSQVDIETLRHTYETNVFGVFAVTKALLPLLKKSKAGRIVNLSSSLGSLTVNSDSNSEFADSKYLAYNSSKTALNAITVLLAADLKDTAIKVNAADPGFTATDINQHQGYRTVEQGAIAAVRLATLPDDGSSGGFFDENGVVPW; translated from the coding sequence ATGTCAGAAGATTTAAAAGGCAAAGTTGCGCTGATCACAGGTGCAAACAAAGGTATCGGGTTTGAGATTGCCCGCCAATTGGGTTCTAGAGGTGCTACTGTTCTTGTTGGTGCAAGAGATATAGGACGTGGTGAAGAAGCAGCGAATAAACTTCGTTCAAATCAAATCGATGCCCGAACAATTCAGCTTGATGTCATCGACCAAAAAACAATCGACTCTGCGGGTAAACAAATCGAGAGCGAATTCGGTAAACTTGACATCCTTGTTAACAATGCTGGGATAGTAAGTGATGGCGATCGCTTTCCACCTAGTCAAGTTGATATTGAAACACTGCGACACACTTACGAGACAAATGTATTTGGAGTGTTTGCAGTTACAAAAGCCCTGTTGCCACTTTTGAAGAAGTCAAAAGCAGGGCGAATAGTGAATCTATCAAGTAGTTTAGGTTCTCTGACTGTAAACTCTGACTCAAATAGTGAGTTCGCTGATTCTAAGTATCTTGCTTATAACTCATCAAAGACAGCATTGAATGCGATCACGGTTCTGTTGGCTGCTGATCTTAAAGATACTGCGATTAAAGTCAATGCTGCTGATCCTGGTTTCACAGCAACTGACATTAATCAACACCAAGGGTATCGCACTGTTGAGCAGGGAGCGATCGCAGCAGTAAGACTTGCTACTCTACCTGATGATGGTTCTAGCGGAGGGTTTTTTGATGAAAATGGCGTGGTTCCCTGGTAG